A window of the Cryptosporidium parvum Iowa II chromosome 7, whole genome shotgun sequence genome harbors these coding sequences:
- a CDS encoding bacterial-like Sir2 family protein, whose amino-acid sequence TSMNTRIGTVLASLRSEIFDSGKKILFITGAGLSLDSGIPLFRSESDGGDGSAIWNSELEAWATIGSFRKDPIKWYSIFQNNFKFWSSFLTAKPNEGHRVLSKLCSDFPNRIKVITQNIDGLMQQTNCPRENIIEIHGRIHYLRCANPNCDYSSSKFSYIDWKGLFNQDNKIPKDFYLKWSCPSCSSPSLPLFLLFDESYTSHTFYEWEKAQTWMNEADLMIFIGTSFSVLCTDCCLHYAYRNQIPIYNVNIRPAPICFELYNEDGNDFELIEYPNNLLNNITKTSTDFLTALFPRENS is encoded by the coding sequence ACATCAATGAACACTAGAATTGGCACGGTCTTGGCAAGTCTGAGAAGCGAGATTTTTGATAGTGGCAAGAAGATTCTCTTTATTACAGGGGCAGGGCTAAGTTTGGACTCTGGAATCCCACTTTTTAGATCGGAATCTGACGGTGGAGATGGCTCAGCGATTTGGAATTCTGAACTAGAGGCTTGGGCAACAATAGGCAGTTTCAGAAAAGATCCCATAAAATGGTATTctatatttcaaaataactTCAAATTCTGGAGCAGCTTTCTAACAGCTAAACCAAATGAAGGACATAGAGTACTCTCAAAGTTGTGTTCAGATTTTCCTAACAGAATCAAAGTAATCACTCAAAATATAGATGGGCTCATGCAACAGACAAATTGCCCaagagaaaatattattgaaattcaCGGAAGAATTCATTACCTTAGATGTGCAAATCCTAATTGTGACTATTCAAgttcaaaattttcataTATAGATTGGAAAGGGCTTTTTAACCAAGATAACAAGATCCCAAAGGACTTCTATTTAAAATGGTCATGTCCCTCTTGCAGTTCTCCATCATTACcattatttcttttgtttGACGAATCATATACCAGTCATACTTTCTATGAGTGGGAAAAAGCCCAAACATGGATGAACGAAGCTGACTTAATGATCTTTATTGGGACATCATTCAGCGTTCTCTGCACGGATTGTTGTCTGCACTACGCATATAGGAACCAGATCCCTATTTACAATGTAAACATCCGCCCCGCTCCAATCTGCTTTGAACTATACAATGAGGATGGAAACGATTTTGAGCTTATAGAGTATCCAaataatcttttaaataaCATAACAAAAACATCAACCGACTTCCTAACAGCATTATTTCCCAGGGAGAATAGCTAA
- a CDS encoding small nuclear ribonucleo protein, with protein TRSLRVFENMADSGTIKQNNKSPSDFLRQVIGSPVIVRLNSGVDYKGLLACLDDRMNIAMEDTEEYVDGVFVENHGDTFIRGNNVLYISSPPK; from the coding sequence ACCAGAAGTCTAAGggtttttgaaaatatggCAGACTCTGGAACTATTAAGCAAAATAACAAGAGCCCCAGTGATTTCCTGAGACAAGTCATTGGAAGTCCGGTTATTGTTAGATTAAATAGTGGAGTTGATTATAAAGGATTACTGGCCTGCTTAGATGATAGGATGAACATTGCCATGGAAGACACAGAAGAATATGTAGACGGAGTATTTGTTGAAAACCACGGAGATACCTTCATTAGAGGAAACAATGTTTTGTACATTTCTTCTCCTCCAAAGTAG
- a CDS encoding Hch1p like mystery proteins. produces the protein LREAKKMTEISGSLWNANNWHWEEKDYSKWGKEELRTIMESIKYSFELEAPKFELSFSDLSIRGEASISVRKKQPILAYEFSISGTWSVNEVESQKKIILGQITIPEFSVDNYEEDFPIMITCKEVISKDYNSELILSEMKKKVVVKLRKKLMEFHNKLLNKENDQRKIETERVKREEEIKTAEIARVEKEEEKRQIYNQQIEKETLIKQRESEASTKTIDPHPQAQGSVWNANNWHWEEKPETNWVISTLTKMIEDLSTNKSDSGNSDLIPISFSEVKVTGEASSSVRKGKKICVLDCSVFGRFNAIIPEGMLSQNKESNLIGSFSLTEINMMDTHDYGKKINYESAELGLKTADIPEFIDFKGKIEKQILGSLDSAIQKFCVEFLNK, from the coding sequence TTAAGAGaagcaaaaaaaatgaCTGAAATTTCAGGTTCACTTTGGAATGCAAATAACTGGCACTGGGAAGAGAAAGATTATTCTAAATGGGGTAAAGAAGAGCTAAGAACAATCATGGAGTCTATTAAGTATTCTTTTGAGCTCGAAGCTCCAAAATTTGAACTATCATTCTCAGATCTATCAATCAGAGGTGAAGCGTCTATTTCGGTAAGGAAAAAACAACCGATTTTAGCCTATGAGTTTTCAATATCTGGAACTTGGTCAGTAAATGAAGTAGAAAGTCAAAAGAAGATCATTCTTGGTCAAATTACAATTCCAGAGTTCTCTGTGGATAATTATGAAGAAGACTTCCCTATTATGATCACATGCAAAGAAGTTATAAGTAAGGACTACAACTCAGAACTTATTCTTTCAGAGATGAAAAAGAAGGTGGTTGTAAAACTGAGAAAAAAACTTATGGAATTTCATAATAAACTATTAAATAAGGAGAACGACCAAAGAAAGATTGAAACTGAGAGAGTTAAAAGAGaggaagaaattaaaacaGCAGAAATTGCTAGAGTTGAGAAGGAAGAGGAGAAAAGACAAATTTACAATCAACAAATTGAAAAGGAAACGTTAATTAAACAAAGAGAATCTGAAGCATCAACTAAAACAATTGATCCTCATCCTCAAGCTCAAGGAAGTGTTTGGAATGCAAACAATTGGCACTGGGAAGAAAAACCAGAAACCAACTGGGTTATTTCTACGTTAACAAAGATGATTGAAGATCTATCAACAAATAAATCTGATTCAGGAAATTCGGATCTGATCCCAATCAGCTTCTCTGAAGTGAAAGTGACTGGGGAAGCATCCTCAAGCGTCAGAAAAGGCAAAAAAATTTGCGTCCTAGACTGCAGCGTTTTTGGGAGATTTAATGCAATCATTCCAGAAGGAATGTTAAGTCAAAACAAAGAGTCAAATCTAATTGGCTCATTTTCTCTTACAGAGATTAATATGATGGATACGCACGATTACggaaagaaaattaattatgaaTCAGCAGAATTGGGATTAAAGACGGCTGATATCCCAGAgtttattgattttaaaggaaaaatagaaaaacaaattttggGGAGTTTAGATAGTGCGATACAAAAGTTCTGTGTTGaatttctaaataaataa
- a CDS encoding vacuolar protein sorting 29 (derived version of the calcineurin phosphoesterase fold), which yields MSSTDFGDLVLLIGDLKIPYGAKELPSNFRELLATDKINYVLCTGNVCSQEYVEMLKNITKNVYIVSGDLDSAIFNPDPESNGVFPEYVVVQIGEFKIGLMHGNQVLPWDDPGSLEQWQRRLDCDILVTGHTHKLRVFEKNGKLFLNPGTATGAFSALTPDAPPSFMLMALQGNKVVLYVYDLRDGKTNVAMSEFSK from the coding sequence ATGAGTTCCACAGACTTTGGAGATTTAGTGCTATTGATTGgtgatttaaaaattccCTACGGAGCAAAAGAGTTGCCGTCAAATTTTAGAGAGCTGCTGGCTACTGATAAAATCAACTACGTTCTCTGCACAGGTAATGTATGCTCGCAAGAATACGTGGAAATGCTGAAAAATATTACCAAAAATGTATACATAGTTAGTGGAGACTTGGACTCTGCAATTTTTAATCCTGACCCTGAAAGTAATGGCGTGTTTCCCGAATATGTAGTAGTACAGATTGGAGAATTTAAGATAGGATTGATGCATGGAAACCAGGTTCTTCCATGGGACGATCCTGGCTCTCTTGAGCAATGGCAAAGACGTCTAGATTGCGATATATTAGTAACTGGACACACACATAAATTAAGGGtttttgagaaaaatgGTAAATTGTTTCTAAACCCTGGAACAGCAACAGGGGCATTTAGTGCATTAACTCCAGATGCTCCTCCATCCTTCATGCTAATGGCCCTTCAAGGCAATAAGGTTGTTCTTTATGTGTATGATTTAAGAGATGGAAAGACCAACGTGGCTATGAGTgaattctcaaaataa
- a CDS encoding hypothetical protein (with no close homologs, signal peptide) gives MKFPKDLIGFWILSSMFFICFSLVYGTKTESNVKNSLPYLELNKGNKQGLLRQHRMVGEFLECTYVEHIDKNLQDGKNEDYYPGTGIDRNKSRVVSLESIDISSKIIKTLECQKKIIERWMKDITKTLKENLFSVIEIRSWREMTRPKSLNGEAGEILAILENKNSSPLNKVKEAVEAFEKYITELHDAYSEFRNSEEKLESASTEEEKRTRAQVAVLILGQKENRSLLKFTKIIRNNADDARDSKKLLEKLFPLLSGESYNNRILQALELIQICFFLLNGLNVLSVFEEQRLSNKFRRDMERRNLIYQHKIENKTLSRYPKFSNSPNFKDISNFLLSSVNKSSDAESENKVKVEFIQMFDEITQDFGIRCPYFLTSILRSGKVGHSLKGEELFDLNAVKNCRLAWKEISSYLYKEGQIVPSAAIRQALKKALYKHVKTVYVWPRNALGLFKSLFDRSEFERAFDTSNEKRFISTCSEAINKEIGLGTSHAVSLDEIAIICFDFFNLLEFYTDQYNYGNQENVGRDGNTILATKKYVNINTLPSKIKAKALDVACSRTLVGLIDFPPFKSNDLDRTVIGILTTNFMETCVQRIETVLGEASKYRISNPQTICTEVRNILKDYNMLSQKPENIEGSMDIFEQFNILDTSIVTETSKGASKPSDSIEYLKMLQSKLGSLQPSFQSTQSKDIGISPIRQLDPVKAYNLVRKMHLDWMEQMRNDPRYKGFTDLELKNNSPWNKQMKLWHELITPELPEVRYAASYLNNRPSRFPLISGDKRGKHKKITPLEEFLNEDLDPKYRARYPLVENGPFEEQDFYYDDEYYKHPYEDSIAAEAAQTREYYIKRKNGSYIKNEKGSYIKERNGKYVKINKGDYIKEGRRNYIKKDEGYYTKNGEINQHYAAVPVIHGEQITAQLVRPNKEYNIKAYQTRNNALINYSYIDNGCKGEELPLLWGQRATILHENMIKGFKMVKYRGKYGPGHFVSMDDICYILERDFKVKRNYFEDISKVNLMECQKWFTEYLSKLWPPFNMESFKADVKTLCWDSGFRGWL, from the coding sequence atgaaatttCCAAAGGACTTAATAGGCTTTTGGATATTATCGTCAATGTTTTTTATCTGTTTTTCATTAGTTTATGGTACTAAAACAGAAAGCAATGTCAAAAATAGTCTCCCATACTTGGAACTAAACAAAGGAAACAAACAAGGTCTATTGCGACAGCACAGAATGGTGGGAGAATTTTTGGAATGTACTTATGTTGAGCATATCGATAAAAATTTACAAGATGGAAAAAATGAGGATTATTATCCAGGAACAGGAATTGATCGAAACAAAAGTAGAGTGGTTTCTTTGGAATCAATTGATATTTCGAGTAAAATCATCAAAACTTTGGAATGtcagaaaaaaattattgaacGTTGGATGAAAGATATTACTAAAactttaaaagaaaatttgtTTTCAGTCATTGAAATAAGGAGCTGGAGAGAAATGACAAGACCAAAAAGCTTGAATGGAGAAGCTGGCGAAATTTTAGCAATTCTAGAGAATAAAAACTCGAGTCcattaaataaagttaaagAGGCTGTGGAGGCATTTGAAAAGTATATAACAGAACTTCACGATGCCTACTCAGAATTCCGAAATTCTGAAGAAAAGCTGGAATCTGCTTCTactgaagaagaaaaaagaacCAGAGCACAAGTTGCAGTGTTAATTCTTGGTCAAAAGGAGAACAGAAGTCTGCTTAAATTTACAAAGATAATACGCAACAACGCGGACGATGCAAGAGATTCAAAAAAACTTCTTGAGAAACTGTTTCCACTACTTTCTGGTGAAAGCTATAACAACAGAATTCTTCAAGCTCTGGAgcttattcaaatttgtttctttttaCTTAATGGTTTGAATGTTTTATCCGTATTTGAAGAACAGAGGTTATCTAATAAGTTCAGAAGGGATATGGAAAGAAGGAATTTAATTTACCAGCacaaaattgaaaataaaactcTTTCAAGGTACCCAAAATTCTCAAACTCACCAAATTTTAAGGATATATCAAATTTCCTCTTGAGCTCTGTAAATAAATCAAGTGATGCTGAAAgtgaaaataaagtaaaagTTGAATTTATTCAGATGTTTGATGAGATTACTCAAGACTTTGGTATTCGTTGTCCATATTTTCTTACTTCAATATTGAGATCCGGAAAAGTTGGTCACTCTTTAAAAGGAGAAGAGTTGTTCGATTTAAATGCAGTAAAAAATTGTCGGCTTGCATGGAAGGAAATATCTTCGtatttatataaagaaGGCCAGATTGTTCCTTCAGCTGCAATTAGACAAGCATTGAAGAAAGCCCTATACAAACATGTTAAGACAGTTTATGTTTGGCCTAGAAATGCTTTAGGACTATTTAAAAGTCTTTTTGATCGTTCTGAATTTGAAAGAGCATTTGATACTAGCAATGAAAAGAGATTTATATCCACTTGTTCTGAGGctataaataaagaaattggtCTAGGAACTTCCCATGCAGTTAGTTTGGACGAAATTGCAATCATATGTtttgatttctttaatttattagagTTTTACACAGATCAGTACAACTACGGAAATCAGGAGAATGTTGGAAGAGATGGAAACACCATTCTAGCAACTAAAAAGTAcgtaaatattaatactttaCCATCAAAAATTAAGGCAAAAGCACTGGACGTAGCTTGCTCTAGAACATTAGTTGGATTAATCGACTTTCCGCCATTCAAATCTAATGATCTTGACAGAACGGTTATCGGTATTCTAACAACAAATTTTATGGAAACATGTGTTCAACGTATAGAAACTGTTCTTGGAGAGGCGTCGAAGTATAGAATAAGTAATCCCCAAACAATATGTACAGAAGTTAGAAATATCCTTAAGGACTATAATATGTTGTCTCAAAAGCCTGAAAATATAGAGGGTTCAATGGATATTTTTGAGcaatttaatattcttgaTACATCTATAGTTACAGAAACTTCAAAAGGTGCATCCAAACCCTCGGATAGCATTGAATATCTAAAAATGCTTCAAAGTAAGCTTGGTAGCTTACAGCCAAGTTTTCAATCTACCCAAAGTAAAGATATAGGAATTTCCCCAATAAGACAGCTTGACCCTGTGAAGGCATATAATTTGGTCCGAAAAATGCATTTAGACTGGATGGAGCAAATGAGAAATGATCCAAGATATAAAGGTTTTACAGATttagaattgaaaaataactCTCCTTGGAACAAACAAATGAAACTTTGGCATGAATTAATCACTCCTGAATTACCTGAAGTTAGATATGCAGCATCATACCTTAACAATAGACCTTCTAGATTTCCGTTGATTTCTGGAGATAAGAGAGGAAAACATAAAAAAATCACTCCTTTAGAGGAATTTCTTAATGAGGATTTGGATCCAAAATATAGAGCCAGATATCCACTAGTTGAAAATGGTCCGTTCGAAGAACAAGATTTTTATTATGATGACGAATATTATAAACATCCTTATGAAGATTCTATAGCTGCTGAAGCAGCTCAAACTCGAGAATATTACATTAAAAGGAAAAATGGGAGCTATATAAAGAACGAGAAAGGAAgttatattaaagaaagaaacGGAAAGTATgttaaaatcaataaaggagattatattaaagaaggGAGAAGAAactatattaaaaaagacGAAGGCTATTATACTAAAAATGGTGAGATAAACCAGCATTATGCCGCAGTTCCAGTTATCCATGGAGAACAAATCACAGCGCAATTAGTGAGACccaataaagaatataatattaaggCATACCAAACAAGGAATAATGCTTTGATTAACTACTCCTATATTGACAATGGATGCAAAGGCGAAGAATTACCTTTACTCTGGGGACAAAGAGCAACCATTTTACATGAAAATATGATTAAAGGTTTCAAAATGGTTAAATATAGAGGGAAATATGGGCCAGGACATTTTGTATCTATGGATGATATATGTTATATTTTGGAGAGAGACTTTAAGgtgaaaagaaattattttgaggATATTTCCAAAGTTAATTTAATGGAATGTCAAAAATGGTTTACAGAATATCTTTCAAAACTCTGGCCGCCATTTAACATGGAAAGCTTTAAAGCTGATGTAAAAACTTTATGTTGGGATTCTGGATTTAGAGGCTGGTTATAG